From one Musa acuminata AAA Group cultivar baxijiao chromosome BXJ2-6, Cavendish_Baxijiao_AAA, whole genome shotgun sequence genomic stretch:
- the LOC135613398 gene encoding uncharacterized protein LOC135613398 isoform X1, translating to MQQPPTPNAALPPNPFPSPPPLNAGSSPGSVTTTTTTKKNKRRQPPGPEEVLAHYESQGLSPREASLRAIRELQAILFRYAAKKERFAADSPRKLDGVNTRLAVLEMKLDSKPGFPESLAIGVASGAIVSAIPHVLGGLRGIWDSVWSATKGSPPSPGILNQSKHNFSQDLPEDASHLIRSAE from the exons ATGCAGCAGCCCCCGACTCCCAACGCTGCGCTCCCCCCAAACCCTTTCCCGTCCCCTCCCCCTCTCAATGCCGGCTCCAGTCCCGGCAgcgtcaccaccaccaccaccaccaagaagAATAAGCGGCGCCAGCCTCCAGGCCCCGAAGAAGTTCTCGCCCACTACGAGTCGCAGGGGCTCAGCCCCCGCGAGGCGTCCCTCCGTGCCATCCGCGAGCTCCAGGCCATCCTCTTCAGGTACGCCGCCAAGAAGGAGCGCTTCGCGGCCGACTCCCCCCGCAAGCTCGATGGCGTCAACACCCGCCTCGCCGTTCTGGAAATGAAGCTCGACTCCAAGCCCGGCTTCCCTGAGTCGCTCGCCATCGGGGTCGCCTCTGGCGCTATCGTCTCAGCTATCCCTCATGTCCTCGGCGGGCTCCGTGGCATATGGGACTCGGTCTGGTCCGCCACCAAGGGCTCTCCTCCCTCACC AGGAATTCTAAATCAGTCTAAACACAATTTCAGCCAAGACTTGCCTGAGGATGCATCACATCTTATTCGGAGTGCAGAATGA
- the LOC135613398 gene encoding uncharacterized protein LOC135613398 isoform X2 has protein sequence MQQPPTPNAALPPNPFPSPPPLNAGSSPGSVTTTTTTKKNKRRQPPGPEEVLAHYESQGLSPREASLRAIRELQAILFRYAAKKERFAADSPRKLDGVNTRLAVLEMKLDSKPGFPESLAIGVASGAIVSAIPHVLGGLRGIWDSVWSATKGSPPSPQDLPEDASHLIRSAE, from the exons ATGCAGCAGCCCCCGACTCCCAACGCTGCGCTCCCCCCAAACCCTTTCCCGTCCCCTCCCCCTCTCAATGCCGGCTCCAGTCCCGGCAgcgtcaccaccaccaccaccaccaagaagAATAAGCGGCGCCAGCCTCCAGGCCCCGAAGAAGTTCTCGCCCACTACGAGTCGCAGGGGCTCAGCCCCCGCGAGGCGTCCCTCCGTGCCATCCGCGAGCTCCAGGCCATCCTCTTCAGGTACGCCGCCAAGAAGGAGCGCTTCGCGGCCGACTCCCCCCGCAAGCTCGATGGCGTCAACACCCGCCTCGCCGTTCTGGAAATGAAGCTCGACTCCAAGCCCGGCTTCCCTGAGTCGCTCGCCATCGGGGTCGCCTCTGGCGCTATCGTCTCAGCTATCCCTCATGTCCTCGGCGGGCTCCGTGGCATATGGGACTCGGTCTGGTCCGCCACCAAGGGCTCTCCTCCCTCACC CCAAGACTTGCCTGAGGATGCATCACATCTTATTCGGAGTGCAGAATGA